Proteins encoded by one window of Kribbella italica:
- a CDS encoding aminotransferase class IV, with protein MNSVLVADSFLVHNGQVRGLDLHRERFATSCAALGESGAGAFFDDQVGRFPAFGRWFPRFELSAAGLAVQLRPAPTQGGRIRIAVHSGADPRTQPLVKGPDLEALGALKAEAAADCGADEVLLMDPDGIAVEAAYSALAWWEGDTLHFPPSDRPFLPSVTAHLVRDLAIARGVEVAETARRPEDLAEVDELWLLNALHGIRPVHAWHDGPIDPLPASAATNWQQALTALARPIN; from the coding sequence GTGAACTCCGTGCTGGTCGCCGATTCGTTTCTCGTGCACAACGGGCAGGTCCGGGGACTGGACCTGCACCGCGAGCGGTTCGCCACGTCGTGTGCCGCGCTGGGGGAGTCCGGGGCGGGAGCGTTCTTCGACGACCAGGTCGGCCGGTTCCCCGCCTTCGGCCGGTGGTTCCCCCGCTTCGAGCTGTCCGCGGCGGGACTGGCCGTTCAGTTGCGTCCGGCCCCTACCCAGGGCGGCCGCATCCGGATCGCCGTCCACAGCGGCGCCGATCCGCGGACCCAGCCGTTGGTCAAAGGCCCCGACCTCGAAGCGCTCGGCGCCCTGAAGGCCGAGGCCGCCGCCGACTGCGGCGCCGACGAGGTCCTCCTGATGGACCCCGACGGCATCGCCGTCGAAGCGGCGTACTCCGCCCTTGCCTGGTGGGAAGGCGACACCCTCCACTTCCCGCCGTCCGACCGCCCGTTCCTCCCGTCGGTCACCGCCCACCTGGTCCGGGACCTGGCGATCGCTCGAGGCGTCGAGGTCGCCGAGACCGCCCGCCGCCCCGAGGACCTCGCCGAGGTCGACGAGCTCTGGCTCCTCAACGCCCTCCACGGCATCCGCCCCGTCCACGCCTGGCACGACGGCCCGATCGACCCGCTCCCCGCCTCCGCAGCCACCAACTGGCAACAAGCCCTCACCGCCCTGGCCCGCCCCATCAACTGA